From Terriglobia bacterium, one genomic window encodes:
- a CDS encoding acyl carrier protein, with amino-acid sequence MKIVSVKDVTLVSSSIERDVREILSAKLQIDAEQVAGVITLGELGFDSLALSDLAEAMEDKFGVQVPNRILPATLTLNQLVALLSGPHENAEDDLVTSEPAD; translated from the coding sequence ATGAAAATAGTATCTGTAAAGGATGTCACTCTAGTGTCCAGCTCGATTGAGCGGGATGTCAGGGAGATTCTTTCGGCCAAGCTACAAATCGATGCTGAGCAAGTTGCTGGTGTGATAACCCTGGGTGAACTCGGGTTTGATTCGCTCGCGCTTTCTGATCTGGCGGAAGCAATGGAAGACAAGTTCGGGGTGCAGGTCCCCAACCGGATCCTGCCTGCGACACTTACACTCAATCAATTAGTGGCCCTCCTGAGTGGGCCCCATGAGAATGCTGAAGATGACCTTGTGACATCTGAACCAGCCGACTGA